One Natronoarchaeum mannanilyticum genomic window carries:
- a CDS encoding ABC transporter ATP-binding protein: MALLEAEDLNVRFYTEDGVVKAVNDLSYQIEAGETFGVVGESGAGKSVTSLSLMRLLEYPGRIESGSIRFRADDAVDRFESEYPDNIVDLGAVRTNHDVETAAARLDDRDVSGAQLTGDDRHEDVPPSELAAEGAIDLDDILDGGFGAEAGLIAEDDFVVHDGDRRYLELLRAPDDAMRKLRGNRIAMVFQDAETALNPVYSVGEQVAEAIRHHLDYDEEAARERAIEMLETVGIPDAEERYSDYPHQFSGGMQQRAVIAIALSCDPDLLICDEPTTALDVTIEAQILELLKDLAEEFDTAIQMITHDLGVIADICDRVMVMYAGSAVETAPVEDLYYDPKHPYTAGLMGSIPRIGDGRERLQTIPGTMPDLIELPPGCDFHPRCPYAEDACVRNEPPLVDTETGGAFDPADHDQHVASCLEYTGELKGDLDFEVEIRGADPRDRPGRGADAGKADPTGIDTDGGDLSGASASDRDGGELDE; encoded by the coding sequence ATGGCGCTGCTCGAAGCCGAGGACCTCAACGTCCGGTTCTACACGGAGGACGGTGTCGTCAAGGCCGTCAACGACCTCTCGTATCAGATCGAGGCCGGCGAGACGTTCGGCGTCGTCGGCGAGAGCGGCGCCGGCAAGAGCGTCACCAGCCTCTCGCTGATGCGGTTGCTTGAGTACCCCGGCCGGATCGAGAGCGGGAGCATCCGCTTCCGCGCCGACGACGCCGTCGACCGATTCGAGTCCGAGTACCCGGACAACATCGTCGATCTCGGCGCGGTCCGGACGAATCACGACGTCGAGACTGCCGCCGCGCGGCTGGACGACCGTGACGTCAGCGGCGCCCAGCTCACCGGCGACGACCGACACGAGGACGTCCCGCCGTCGGAACTGGCGGCCGAGGGCGCGATCGACCTCGACGACATCCTCGACGGCGGGTTCGGCGCCGAAGCCGGGCTGATCGCCGAGGACGACTTCGTCGTCCACGACGGCGACCGACGCTACCTCGAACTGCTGCGCGCGCCGGACGACGCGATGCGCAAGCTGCGAGGCAACCGGATCGCGATGGTGTTCCAGGACGCCGAGACAGCGCTCAACCCCGTCTACAGCGTCGGCGAGCAGGTCGCCGAGGCGATCCGCCACCACCTCGACTACGACGAGGAGGCTGCCCGCGAGCGGGCGATCGAGATGCTCGAAACCGTCGGTATCCCCGACGCCGAGGAGCGCTACTCGGACTACCCACACCAGTTCAGCGGCGGGATGCAACAGCGCGCGGTGATCGCCATCGCACTGTCGTGTGACCCGGACCTGCTGATCTGCGACGAGCCGACGACCGCGCTCGACGTGACGATCGAGGCCCAGATCCTCGAACTGCTCAAGGATCTGGCCGAGGAGTTCGACACCGCGATCCAGATGATCACCCACGACCTGGGCGTGATCGCGGACATCTGCGACCGCGTGATGGTGATGTACGCCGGCAGTGCCGTCGAAACGGCTCCCGTCGAGGATCTGTACTACGATCCCAAACACCCCTACACCGCGGGGCTGATGGGGTCGATCCCGCGGATCGGCGACGGGCGCGAGCGGCTACAGACGATCCCCGGCACGATGCCGGACCTGATCGAACTGCCGCCGGGCTGTGACTTCCACCCGCGCTGTCCGTACGCCGAGGACGCCTGCGTCCGCAACGAGCCGCCGCTGGTCGATACCGAGACGGGCGGGGCGTTCGACCCGGCCGACCACGATCAGCACGTGGCGTCCTGCCTGGAGTACACCGGCGAACTGAAGGGCGACCTCGACTTCGAGGTCGAGATCCGCGGCGCCGACCCGCGCGATCGACCGGGGCGCGGTGCCGACGCGGGGAAGGCGGACCCGACCGGTATCGACACCGACGGCGGCGATCTGTCGGGAGCGAGTGCTTCCGACCGCGACGGAGGTGAGCTCGATGAGTGA